CGCCACCGCGCCGGATACCGACAGGGCGCCGTTGGAAAAGGCCTGCCGGTAGCGGAATTCCAGCGTCGTCGTGACCTCCGAGACATAGGGCGTCAGCAACAGGTCGCGGTCGTCCCCCATGGCGATGTAATAGGGCAGCTTGATCCCGGTCCCGAGCTCCGAGTTGCGCCGGATCGTGGGGGTCAAAAAGCCGGTGGCGCGCTCCTGCGTGGGGTCGGGCAGGCGCAGGTAGGGAAGGTAGAAGACGCTGACCCCGTAGACCTGAAGCGTCGCATGTTCAAAGTGCAACTGCTGGCCGACCTCATCATGCACAACCCGTTCCGCCCGGATCTGCCACAGCGGCGGGCTGCCGTCGGTGCAGACATGACAGGAGGATACGGTTGTCTTGTAAAGCTGGTTGTAGCGCCCATCGACGCGGGCCATCTGCTGCGCGGCCATCTGGACCTGCTGGCCAAGCATGATGCGGGCGCTGCTCAGCAGGCCATTGCGGAAATCGGCGTCCAGTTCGGCCGTATCGGCCAGCACCACGGCCGAGTTGTCGCCAGCCGCATCGCTGCCGGTGATGGTGATCGGGCCCTCGACCGACAGGGTGCCGTTTTCCTCGTCATAGACGATGCGGCTGGCGCGCAGGCGCAGCCCGTCGCGCAGGGCCTCGACATTGCCTTCCGCGATAAGCCGCCCCGGGCCATCCATGTAGACCCGGTCGGCCACCAGCAACGCCGGTGCGTCCTGATCTGTTGCGCCTTGCTGGACAACGCTTGCCGCCCCGGTTTCCTGGGCCCGGGCGGTCCCGGGCGCGGCAAGATGGACGCAAAGCATAGCGGCCAGAGTCGCCAGGCCGGTGCGCAACGGCCTGACCGGACGCATGGTGGCGATACGCAGGGGGGGATGCGCCAGTGCGCGGTTTCTCAGCAGGACCAGCATCTCAGCCACCTTCCATCTGCAACAGCAAGCCGAGCGACAGCAGCACCGCCGCCACCGGCGGGGCCCAGGCCGCCAGCAACACCGGGATCTGGCCGCTTTCGCCCAGCACCTGGGCGAAATTCCGGATGTAGAACAATGTGAACCCCAGAAGGATCGTCGCCAGCACCGATTGGCCGGTCTTGCCGAACCGCGCATGGCGCATGTTGAAGGCGGCCGACAACAGCACCATGGCGACCAGGAACAGGGGCCGGGCAAGCTCCATCTGGAACCAGACCGCATGGCGGCGGGCAGAGAACCCGGCCTCTTCCAACTGGCGGATATAGGCGGGCAATTCCCAGACCGGGATCGCGGAGGGATCACCGAAACTGTCGCGGATCCGCTCTTCTGTCAGGGTCGAGGGCAGGGTGTAGGCCGCGAGGGTAAGCGCGCCTGCCTCGGGATTGAGGCTCTGGTTCAGCGGCCAGATCTTGACGTCCTCCAGCGCCCAGGCACCGTGGATCAGCGCGGCCCGCGCGGCCTCGATCCGCCGGGTTGGGCCGCCGCCTTCCGGGGCATAGGTAATCATCGTCACGTCGAACAGGTTGGTCGCCTGCGGGTTGGCCCGTGCGGCGCGGATCACCGTCTGGCCGTCCGAACCGCCCTGGCGCAGCCACAGCCCTTCGGCCGACACCGAAAA
The Pseudooceanicola algae genome window above contains:
- the lptG gene encoding LPS export ABC transporter permease LptG, which produces MILYFYFARRFLRAFFGILAVFFIFTALLDMVEQMRKLSSADVSLGAILELVLLNVPGGLYEILPLIMILGSITMFLALARSSELVVVRAAGRSAITMLGAPVMVALLLGVFCVTMLNPIVAATSKRYVDLYEGYRSGGADSFSVSAEGLWLRQGGSDGQTVIRAARANPQATNLFDVTMITYAPEGGGPTRRIEAARAALIHGAWALEDVKIWPLNQSLNPEAGALTLAAYTLPSTLTEERIRDSFGDPSAIPVWELPAYIRQLEEAGFSARRHAVWFQMELARPLFLVAMVLLSAAFNMRHARFGKTGQSVLATILLGFTLFYIRNFAQVLGESGQIPVLLAAWAPPVAAVLLSLGLLLQMEGG